A stretch of Plutella xylostella chromosome 10, ilPluXylo3.1, whole genome shotgun sequence DNA encodes these proteins:
- the LOC105382951 gene encoding D-glucuronyl C5-epimerase B isoform X2, protein MMVVRVNLRVALCALCGAGLALTLLWTQCAPPLTRPGSMLPNPLSERVPAPRDDIECFINGEYAVACRREHDEVYVPFSFIHKYFEIYGKITVADGTEKFEWSHSYGKIYHPKKKYDPTGTFTTFENYNVEVRERVKCISGIDGVPVSTQWDPKGFYYPTQIAQYGLAHYSKNITEPEPRIRIIEDGEKHQEKWIVSQDASLVREFDASIRANVIRFSTSDQMSSQVWLKVNISQDFVISLDLLLKPNSSLTVVLQNKDRKETVYLHYVTSTQLIWAQEDHIYHGVGTEARWRRLTRDLVIDMQKGWALLDRPKRKSPRNKFKISSIILSGSGSLTNLSIRSSHHAAAVWAAARWLTAQQRPRGGWPVPARRRVAAGLAELKPGWHSAMSQGHAISLLSRAYHRSGDEAYLRAARRALSLLHVPSHAGGVKAMWMDKYVWYEEYPTTPPLFVLNGFIYTLLGLYDLHITEGENSISLAKKMFDDGMVSLKTLLPLFDTGSGSFYDLRHFTLGVSPNIARWDYHATHVNQLYLLAGLDDDPIILNTAKRWEGYMQGKKAAHN, encoded by the exons ATGATGGTGGTGCGCGTGAACCTGCGCGTGGCGCTGTGCGCGCTGTGCGGCGCCGGGCTGGCGCTCACGCTGCTGTGGACGCAGTGCGCGCCGCCACTCACCCGCCCAG GTTCAATGCTACCGAACCCTCTGTCCGAGCGGGTCCCGGCGCCGCGCGACGACATCGAGTGCTTCATCAACGGCGAGTACGCGGTCGCGTGCCGGCGGGAGCACGACGAGGTGTATGTGCCCTTCTCTTTCATACACAAGTACTTTGAG ATCTACGGCAAGATAACAGTCGCCGACGGCACAGAGAAGTTCGAATGGTCGCACAGTTACGGGAAAATATACCATCCGAAGAAGAAATACGACCCGACGGGAACATTCACCACTTTCGAGAACTACAACGTGGAAGTGAGGGAGAGAGTCAAGTGCATAAGCGGGATAGACGGCGTCCCGGTGTCCACACAGTGGGACCCAAAAGGATTCTATTACCCGACACAGATAGCTCAATATGGCTTGGCGCATTATAGCAAGAATATAACTGAGCCAGAGCCAAGAATAAGAATTATAGAAGATGGTGAAAAACATCAAGAGAAGTGGATAGTCAGTCAGGACGCGTCTTTAGTCCGTGAATTTGATGCCTCGATCCGCGCGAATGTGATACGGTTCTCCACGTCGGATCAGATGTCGAGCCAGGTGTGGTTGAAAGTCAATATCAGTCAGGACTTCGTGATCAGTCTGGACCTGCTGCTGAAGCCCAACTCCTCGCTCACGGTGGTGCTGCAGAACAAGGACCGCAAGGAGACGGTGTATCTGCATTATGTCACGAGCACGCAGCTGATATGGGCGCAG GAGGACCACATCTACCACGGCGTGGGCACGGAggcgcggtggcggcgccTCACGCGGGACCTTGTCATAGACATGCAGAAGGGCTGGGCGCTGCTGGATAGACCCAAGAGGAAGTCACCGAGGAATAAGTTTAAG ATATCCAGCATAATCCTCAGCGGCTCCGGCTCCCTCACCAACCTGTCCATCCGTTCGTCCCACCATGCGGCGGCGGtgtgggcggcggcgcgctggtTGACGGCGCAGCAGCGGCCGCGCGGGGGCTGGCCCgtgcccgcgcgccgccgcgtcGCCGCCGGGTTAGCTGAGCTCAAGCCTGGATG GCACTCGGCAATGAGCCAAGGGCACGCGATATCGCTCCTCTCGCGCGCGTACCACCGCAGCGGCGACGAGGCGTACctgcgcgccgcgcgccgcgcgctcAGCCTGCTGCACGTGCCCAGCCACGCCGGCGGGGTCAAGGCCATGTGGATGGACAAATATGTTTG GTACGAAGAGTACCCGACGACGCCGCCTTTATTCGTCCTCAATGGCTTCATCTACACCCTGCTCGGGCTCTACGACCTGCACATCACCGAGGGAGAGAACTCCATCTCTTTAGCCAAGAAAATGTTCGACGACGGTATGGTCTCCCTTAAAACCCTCCTGCCTCTATTCGACACGGGATCTGGAAGCTTCTACGACTTAAGGCATTTCACACTGGGCGTGAGTCCGAATATAGCTCGGTGGGACTATCACGCGACTCATGTGAATCAATTGTATTTGTTGGCGGGGCTGGATGATGATCCGATAATTTTGAATACGGCTAAAAGATGGGAAGGGTATATGCAGGGAAAGAAAGCGGCTCATAATTGA
- the LOC105382951 gene encoding D-glucuronyl C5-epimerase B isoform X1 has protein sequence MKTSGIKIYNQRSHGWNATRLYLSGGMMVVRVNLRVALCALCGAGLALTLLWTQCAPPLTRPGSMLPNPLSERVPAPRDDIECFINGEYAVACRREHDEVYVPFSFIHKYFEIYGKITVADGTEKFEWSHSYGKIYHPKKKYDPTGTFTTFENYNVEVRERVKCISGIDGVPVSTQWDPKGFYYPTQIAQYGLAHYSKNITEPEPRIRIIEDGEKHQEKWIVSQDASLVREFDASIRANVIRFSTSDQMSSQVWLKVNISQDFVISLDLLLKPNSSLTVVLQNKDRKETVYLHYVTSTQLIWAQEDHIYHGVGTEARWRRLTRDLVIDMQKGWALLDRPKRKSPRNKFKISSIILSGSGSLTNLSIRSSHHAAAVWAAARWLTAQQRPRGGWPVPARRRVAAGLAELKPGWHSAMSQGHAISLLSRAYHRSGDEAYLRAARRALSLLHVPSHAGGVKAMWMDKYVWYEEYPTTPPLFVLNGFIYTLLGLYDLHITEGENSISLAKKMFDDGMVSLKTLLPLFDTGSGSFYDLRHFTLGVSPNIARWDYHATHVNQLYLLAGLDDDPIILNTAKRWEGYMQGKKAAHN, from the exons ATGAAAACCTCAGGCATTAAGATCTACAACCAACGCTCCCACGGATGGAATGCCACTCGACTGTACCTA AGCGGCGGCATGATGGTGGTGCGCGTGAACCTGCGCGTGGCGCTGTGCGCGCTGTGCGGCGCCGGGCTGGCGCTCACGCTGCTGTGGACGCAGTGCGCGCCGCCACTCACCCGCCCAG GTTCAATGCTACCGAACCCTCTGTCCGAGCGGGTCCCGGCGCCGCGCGACGACATCGAGTGCTTCATCAACGGCGAGTACGCGGTCGCGTGCCGGCGGGAGCACGACGAGGTGTATGTGCCCTTCTCTTTCATACACAAGTACTTTGAG ATCTACGGCAAGATAACAGTCGCCGACGGCACAGAGAAGTTCGAATGGTCGCACAGTTACGGGAAAATATACCATCCGAAGAAGAAATACGACCCGACGGGAACATTCACCACTTTCGAGAACTACAACGTGGAAGTGAGGGAGAGAGTCAAGTGCATAAGCGGGATAGACGGCGTCCCGGTGTCCACACAGTGGGACCCAAAAGGATTCTATTACCCGACACAGATAGCTCAATATGGCTTGGCGCATTATAGCAAGAATATAACTGAGCCAGAGCCAAGAATAAGAATTATAGAAGATGGTGAAAAACATCAAGAGAAGTGGATAGTCAGTCAGGACGCGTCTTTAGTCCGTGAATTTGATGCCTCGATCCGCGCGAATGTGATACGGTTCTCCACGTCGGATCAGATGTCGAGCCAGGTGTGGTTGAAAGTCAATATCAGTCAGGACTTCGTGATCAGTCTGGACCTGCTGCTGAAGCCCAACTCCTCGCTCACGGTGGTGCTGCAGAACAAGGACCGCAAGGAGACGGTGTATCTGCATTATGTCACGAGCACGCAGCTGATATGGGCGCAG GAGGACCACATCTACCACGGCGTGGGCACGGAggcgcggtggcggcgccTCACGCGGGACCTTGTCATAGACATGCAGAAGGGCTGGGCGCTGCTGGATAGACCCAAGAGGAAGTCACCGAGGAATAAGTTTAAG ATATCCAGCATAATCCTCAGCGGCTCCGGCTCCCTCACCAACCTGTCCATCCGTTCGTCCCACCATGCGGCGGCGGtgtgggcggcggcgcgctggtTGACGGCGCAGCAGCGGCCGCGCGGGGGCTGGCCCgtgcccgcgcgccgccgcgtcGCCGCCGGGTTAGCTGAGCTCAAGCCTGGATG GCACTCGGCAATGAGCCAAGGGCACGCGATATCGCTCCTCTCGCGCGCGTACCACCGCAGCGGCGACGAGGCGTACctgcgcgccgcgcgccgcgcgctcAGCCTGCTGCACGTGCCCAGCCACGCCGGCGGGGTCAAGGCCATGTGGATGGACAAATATGTTTG GTACGAAGAGTACCCGACGACGCCGCCTTTATTCGTCCTCAATGGCTTCATCTACACCCTGCTCGGGCTCTACGACCTGCACATCACCGAGGGAGAGAACTCCATCTCTTTAGCCAAGAAAATGTTCGACGACGGTATGGTCTCCCTTAAAACCCTCCTGCCTCTATTCGACACGGGATCTGGAAGCTTCTACGACTTAAGGCATTTCACACTGGGCGTGAGTCCGAATATAGCTCGGTGGGACTATCACGCGACTCATGTGAATCAATTGTATTTGTTGGCGGGGCTGGATGATGATCCGATAATTTTGAATACGGCTAAAAGATGGGAAGGGTATATGCAGGGAAAGAAAGCGGCTCATAATTGA
- the LOC105382914 gene encoding myeloid differentiation primary response protein MyD88: MGSEVNPNNIPLTALTYKSKYILGCLLNTKKVLPSDGPDKLPRDWRGLASLVNISSEMASSLEHIPDKTGRILELWSQKRDGTATVAQLFFYLQRLDRHDVYDDLQELLRNGELADPQPMAIPQNAQMSRLEDVRDDLITFDDVTHGEPQLYHAYVLYAREDKDFIDELLSRMRGNGFKLCTEDDLLPGHSTQYSAVSRLISERCHRIILIYSPEFLSSPANTFYMDYAQAVGIELKKPKIIPCMYRACRLPSHLSHIHNLYYSPPGQKAAYDFWEKLAQSLQLVKLPRITNGTASSSHSSLSITEMKPLTNGYSTQTPTSFLALPEPHKSSKSLTDLSTLQITLPSDDSKSLNNLISQSSEKRKKSSKLPKFIKSLVKKKPKNAIMLEN; the protein is encoded by the exons ATGGGTTCCGAAGTAAACCCAAATAATATACCTTTGACTGCCTTGACTTACAAGTCTAAATACATCTTGGGTTGTTTACTGAACACAAAGAAAGTTTTACCGAGTGATGGCCCTGATAAATTACCGAG GGACTGGCGCGGGCTGGCCTCCTTGGTGAATATATCTTCAGAGATGGCGTCATCCTTGGAACACATCCCAGACAAAACAGGGAGAATACTGGAGCTGTGGTCACAGAAACGGGATGGAACAGCCACGGTGGCACAGttgtttttttacttacaGAGATTAGACAGACATGATGTGTATGACGATTTACAAGAGTTGTTAAGAAATGGGGAACTGGCTG ACCCGCAGCCCATGGCAATCCCTCAAAATGCACAAATGTCAAGACTGGAAGATGTGCGAGATGATCTCATTACGTTTGACGATGTGACACACGGGGAGCCTCAGTTGTATCACGCCTACGTGCTGTATGCGAGAGAAGACAAAGACTTCATAGATGAACTACTTAGTAGAATGAGAGGGAATGGGTTTAAG TTATGCACAGAAGACGACCTCCTGCCTGGTCACTCCACACAGTACTCAGCGGTGTCCCGGCTGATCTCAGAGAGATGTCACCGGATCATCCTGATCTACTCACCCGAGTTCCTCAGCAGTCCTGCCAACACCTTCTATATGGACTATGCACAGGCTGTTGGCATTG AGCTGAAGAAGCCGAAGATAATCCCGTGCATGTACCGCGCGTGCCGGCTGCCGAGCCACCTGAGCCACATCCACAACCTGTACTACTCGCCGCCCGGCCAGAAGGCCGCCTACGACTTCTGGGAGAAGCTAGCGCAGTCGCTGCAGCTTGTCAAATTGCCCAG AATAACAAACGGCACAGCGAGTTCCAGCCACTCATCCCTGAGCATCACAGAAATGAAGCCGCTCACCAACGGCTACTCCACACAGACTCCGACCAGCTTCCTCGCGCTCCCCGAACCACACAAGAGCAGCAAGTCCCTCACAGACCTCAGCACCCTACAGATAACCCTGCCGTCAGACGACAGCAAGTCACTCAACAATCTTATAAGCCAAAGCAGCGAGAAAAGGAAGAAGTCAAGTAAACTGCCAAAGTTTATCAAATCGTTAGTCAAGAAGAAACCGAAAAACGCGATTATGTTAGAGAATTAG